The genomic window TGGATTTCCTGCGAACCGTCATAGATTATATTGTCAAGAATGGCTATATAGATAATCTTCAGGATAGCCTTGGAAGAGAGCCGTTCAATAAGTTCGGTGATGTCATTGATTTGTTCGGCGGTAGCCAAGACAGTGAAGACGATATAATGGATATAATGGACAAGGTGCGGGAAATTACTAATAATGCAATTGATATAGCTTGAATATGGAATTGGCAATGAATAAGAGTGAATGAAAAAATCTCTCTTATTCATTGCATTCTCCTAAGAAATATCTCTAAACTATACAGTAGATTTGGGTGAAATATAATAATGTATAATGAAATTGAGAAAAGGCACTTAATCGAATTAACTATATCGTCCATAGGTGATAAAGCCACAAGTAGATATAATTACAAAAGAGTAGATGCACAAGAACTCGCAGAAATTATAGACTATGCCATAGAAAATGGAACATACATAGATGTAATAAATGGCTATCATGTATCTGTTGATATACCAGGACGCATAAAAAGATATATTTTTAGAAAAAGAGAGGAGCTTATATTAAAATATTTTCCAGAAAGCACATATGTTGCATATCCTAACAGTGATATCGCTTCAATCGACACTGCAGAATATGATAATATTCCAAGTGATGACTTTATGATTAAACATATCCAAAAGTATAATGGAAGTGTAAATTTTGATGATACTACGTTGTATATCTGCAAAGGAAACAATATTTGTATCAGAAGGAAACATAATGTAATATCTGCCACAGGAAAAGTAAGAAATGTCTTTGGGAAATTAATCAATATAAATGTTAATTACTGCAAATCATGTAGCATATATTTTATTGATTATGACGAATATGTCTATTATCGTGACAAACATGGAGCATTATTAGGTGATTTCATCTTTGAAGGAGTAATAGAAAATACAAATAGTTCTTATGGCGAACTCTCATCTAATTCTATATTAAATATCATGGGATATAGTGTTGGACAAGCCAAAAACTATGGGAATGCAGAAAGAAGGCTAATACTAAAGAACATCATAGATAGAGGCATATTAGATAAGACGCAAATTATAAATTACTTGCATTTTTTTATAAACAATGCGATGAGCAGAAAAAATATGTTCATGTCTGTTTCTAAATGGGAAGCAGATTTGGATTGGGTGAGGAAATACAATATAGAAAAACAGAGAAAATTTCAAGTGAAAAGGGTTGTCAATAAAAGGCCTCTCCACCATAAACATGCATAATGATAATGGGATATAAAGCGTTATGGTTAAGTGAGATTAAATTATGTTATGGAGTATGGAAATGTTAATAAATCAGGCTGAGTATTTAGACACTATACATGAAATCAAGGCTACAATCAAAAAAGCACAGTATCAGGCAACATTAAAGGTCAATACTGGATTGATATTGCTGTACTATCACATTGGGCATGTCATTAATAAGCATAAAGTCTGGGGAAATAAGTTCATTGAGAATCTATCCCTTGACCTTCGACTGGAATATCCTGATGCCAAGGGTTACTCTGTAAGAAATCTCAAATATATGGCCAAATTTGCCGAATCTTATCCGGATAAGGAATTTGTGCAACAGGTTGTTGCACAAATTCCCTGGGGCCATAATGTGGTCATACTGGATAAGGTGGTTATGGCAGAAGAACGCACATGGTACCTAAAGCAGTGTGCTGAAAGTGGCTGGTCACGCAATGTGCTGGTTCATCAGATAGAGAGCAATTTGTATGCCAGACAGGCCACTGCTGGTAAAATCAGTAATTTTGAAAATAGGCTTCCGGCACCGCAGAGTGAACTGGCCACCCAGATGATGAAAGACCCCTATATCTTTGACTTTATACCCTTCAAAGAGGATATGCTGGAACGAGATATAGAGAATGCCATGGTAGCTGAAGTGACTAATCTGTTGCTAGAGCTGGGGGCTGGTTTTGCATTCCTGGGCAATCAGTACCACCTGAATGTAGGTGGCGAAGATTTCTACCTGGATTTGCTCTTCTACAACTTGAAGCTGCGTTGCTATGTGGTCATCGAGCTAAAGACAGGAGACTTCAAGCCGGAGTACGCTGGCAAGCTGAACTTCTATCTGACAGCGGTAGACAATATCCTGAAGACAGAGCAGGACGCTCCCACTATCGGCTTGCTTCTGTGCAAGAGCAAGAATGACTTGATTGCCGAATATGCCTTGCGGGACATCAACAAACCTATTGGTGTCAGCGAATACAGGATAACAGATGAAATCCCGGAGAAATTCCGCCAGCAGCTGCCATCTATTGAGGATATTAAGAATCGCATTGGGAAGCCAAAAAATCAGCAAAGTTTATAACTCGGAAGAAGATGTCCCCCACCTCTATAGGTGGGGGTGGCGAATATCATAACAGGCGGGAGCGCATATCTCCCGCCTCGTTGAAAGGCCAAGAGGAAGCTTTGTCTATCGACAAAGCTGGAACAATGGCCTTATAACTCGTAGAAAATGTCTTAGGGGAGCTGCCGTCAAGGTTTGAAAGCAACGGGGCTGTTGCATAAGTGTTAGAACACTCATGCAACAGCCCCGTTCTTTGCCGATTTTATCGTCATCCCCCGACTGCTGATCCGTATGTTCAGCATTTATGTGGAGTTTTACCGTCGCTCCCCGACTACTAGCCCGTATGTCTAGCTTTTCTGTGGGATTTTTGTGGTGTCGGCTCACCTGTTCAATATCTATATTGTAAGAGATAGGAAGAAGCACGTCAATATTTACAGCTTTCTAGGGGATGTAATAGGGATGTATTCTCAATTAGTTTTTCCTTTGACAACTTTACACTTTTACAGTAATATATAAAACATACCTAAACGGTAGGTTATATGGTAAATAAGAGATAATTATGATAATAAGGGGATGAGAATTATGTTTAGAGAAGAAATCAGCTGGTACAGCACACGCCTGGAGCATCATATGAGCATTCGCATTTATGGGGAGAAGGGGACGCCGGTGCTGGTGTTCCCTACCCAGGATGCCATGAGCGATAATTTCGAGAACTTCGGCATGATCGATACCCTGAGCGGTTATATAGAGAGTGGCAAGATACAGCTTTTCTGTGTGGATACCGTGGATGCGGCCACCTGGTCCAACGTCTGGGGAGACAAGGGCTGGCGGGCTGGACGTCAGGAGTCTTATTACAATTATGTTGTGGAAGAAGTGCTGCCCTTTATCGCTGAGCGGAATGGCACGGGCATCCTGCCCATCGTGACAGGCTGCAGCCTGGGGGGCTTCCATGCAGCCATTCTCTTCCTGCGCCGTCCTGAGCTCTTTTCCGGCATTCTCTCCCTGTCCGGTGTCTATGATGCCAAGTTCTTCTTTGATGGCTGGCTGGATGGCACTCTCTATGAAAACTCCCCGGTGGATTTTCTGCCCAATATGCAGAGTGACCATCCCTATATCCAGCAGTACAGTGAAAAGCCCCTTATTCTCTGCGTGGGCCAGGGGGCCTGGGAAGATGAGGGCCGGCGCACTACCGCCATTATGAGGGATATCTTCCAGGCCAAGGGCATCAGGGCCTGGGTGGATTTCTGGGGCCATGATGTGAACCATGACTGGTACTGGTGGAAGGAGCAGATTCTCTACTACCTGCCCTATCTGCTGGGTGAAAAAGAATTGGAGGCTAACTGCTGATGAATTTTGTATTTATTTCTCCCCATTTTCCCAAGCATTATTGGAATTTCTGCGACCGCCTCCACAAGAATGGCGTGAATGTGCTGGGCATTGGTGACTGCCCCTATGATGAGCTGGACGAAAGGCTTCAGGAGGCCCTGACGGAATACTACTTTGTGCCAGACCTGTCGGATTACGACCAGATGTACCGGGCGGTGGCTTTCTTTGCCTTCAAATACGGCAAGATTGACTGGATTGAGTCAAACAACGAGTTCTGGCTGGAGCAGGATGCCCGCTTGCGCACGGATTTCCACGTGACCACCGGCTATCAGTATGATGAGGTGGGCCATATCAAGAACAAGTCTGCCATGAAGGAGTTCTATGCCAGGGCCGGTGTGCCTACGGCCCGTCTCCACAAGATTACGGATTATGAGTCGGCCCGTCAGTTCATCGAGCTGGTAGGCTACCCTGTCATCGTGAAGCCCGATGTGGGGGTGGGGGCCTGCGATACCTTCAAGCTGGAAAAGGAGGAGGACCTGCAGGAGTTCTTTGCCAAGAACCTGCCGGTGCCCTATGTGATGGAGGAATTTGTCACCGGGGATATCTGCTCCTATGACGCCATCATTGACGCGGACTCCAAGCCCCTGCTGGAATCCATGACGGTCTGGCCTCCTTCTGTTATGGATATCGTGCTGAA from Selenomonas sp. AB3002 includes these protein-coding regions:
- a CDS encoding alpha/beta fold hydrolase, coding for MMFREEISWYSTRLEHHMSIRIYGEKGTPVLVFPTQDAMSDNFENFGMIDTLSGYIESGKIQLFCVDTVDAATWSNVWGDKGWRAGRQESYYNYVVEEVLPFIAERNGTGILPIVTGCSLGGFHAAILFLRRPELFSGILSLSGVYDAKFFFDGWLDGTLYENSPVDFLPNMQSDHPYIQQYSEKPLILCVGQGAWEDEGRRTTAIMRDIFQAKGIRAWVDFWGHDVNHDWYWWKEQILYYLPYLLGEKELEANC
- a CDS encoding PDDEXK nuclease domain-containing protein produces the protein MLINQAEYLDTIHEIKATIKKAQYQATLKVNTGLILLYYHIGHVINKHKVWGNKFIENLSLDLRLEYPDAKGYSVRNLKYMAKFAESYPDKEFVQQVVAQIPWGHNVVILDKVVMAEERTWYLKQCAESGWSRNVLVHQIESNLYARQATAGKISNFENRLPAPQSELATQMMKDPYIFDFIPFKEDMLERDIENAMVAEVTNLLLELGAGFAFLGNQYHLNVGGEDFYLDLLFYNLKLRCYVVIELKTGDFKPEYAGKLNFYLTAVDNILKTEQDAPTIGLLLCKSKNDLIAEYALRDINKPIGVSEYRITDEIPEKFRQQLPSIEDIKNRIGKPKNQQSL
- a CDS encoding ATP-grasp domain-containing protein, encoding MNFVFISPHFPKHYWNFCDRLHKNGVNVLGIGDCPYDELDERLQEALTEYYFVPDLSDYDQMYRAVAFFAFKYGKIDWIESNNEFWLEQDARLRTDFHVTTGYQYDEVGHIKNKSAMKEFYARAGVPTARLHKITDYESARQFIELVGYPVIVKPDVGVGACDTFKLEKEEDLQEFFAKNLPVPYVMEEFVTGDICSYDAIIDADSKPLLESMTVWPPSVMDIVLKQLDLSYYTAAHAPVELKGVGRATVKAFDVRSRFVHLEFFRLTQAKQGLGEVGDFVGLEVNMRPAGGYTPDMIDFAHSTDVYQIWADMVTDNVRKLPDSGEHCYCVYASRRDCHNYAHSHEEILERYGEAIVMCERMPEMMVPQMGNQMYTARVPDYEATMEFIRFVQEQV